In Flavobacterium sp. CBA20B-1, one DNA window encodes the following:
- a CDS encoding ComEC/Rec2 family competence protein: MNKVMKYPIYPITFSYVSGIFCSLYTGLSIQFALIFGVIALLLFGFFILMQYNKGFHKNYNFFTLIAVCSLFIALGFTFHRLANKKIEVQQLNETEFTVKTIRVLKSNSYSHRIYADLISHPQQPTVLVTFSNKQKTPKVGEVYKIVGSIKEVPYPRNPYDFDYKNYLKQKNIHYQIASYYPAVLIRKEHSVISKIADFRSLLMEQFSKMGYADQTKGFIEALLFGVKNNLDTNLQNQFKDFGIMHILAVSGLHVLILFSTLNYILKQMRVPAKLILMVLVLFLIMFSFMAGLAGSVVRASLMCILVLFGTVFERRVITYNILASSMLLILLVAPNYLFDIGFQLSYAAVFSIIFCFPVIQRFFTFNNPIINYFTQLIGISLVAQLGILPISVYYFNQVPILFLLGNLIAVPIATALLTSWFVQLIVSFIWLKTASYGTIVLEFASNLCFDTLAKLNTLFPMKAFDVHFSSLQAITAFLFVMSVFWYFQKKENRKILLSMCLLISFQLASIQKVYRNNSTSELVLVADRTNVIFLNRSGTCVAQIGNASPIVHSSIKNYLLHNGIKQKKIDSLSNSFTINNKSWLIVDSLAVYPNKKIDYLVLYQNAKVNIERLIDYTQPKQVILHSSNYAYLNEEYAAYLKKIKIPYHDMRNKGSFNINYNSDNN; encoded by the coding sequence ATGAATAAAGTAATGAAATATCCAATTTATCCCATTACATTTTCATATGTTAGTGGGATTTTTTGTAGCTTATATACTGGGCTATCGATTCAGTTTGCCTTGATTTTTGGAGTAATTGCTTTGTTGCTATTTGGGTTCTTTATTTTGATGCAATACAATAAAGGCTTCCATAAAAACTATAATTTTTTTACACTTATTGCGGTATGTAGCCTTTTTATAGCCTTGGGTTTTACATTTCATCGTTTGGCAAATAAGAAAATCGAGGTGCAACAATTAAATGAAACGGAATTTACAGTAAAAACAATTCGTGTATTAAAATCAAATTCTTATTCGCATCGTATATATGCCGATTTAATTTCACACCCGCAGCAACCTACTGTATTGGTTACATTTTCCAACAAACAAAAAACGCCAAAAGTGGGTGAAGTTTACAAAATTGTAGGCTCTATAAAAGAAGTGCCATACCCTAGAAATCCCTATGATTTTGATTATAAAAACTATCTGAAACAAAAAAATATTCATTACCAAATAGCTTCTTATTATCCGGCAGTTTTGATAAGAAAGGAGCATTCTGTAATTTCAAAAATAGCCGACTTTAGAAGCCTTTTAATGGAACAGTTTTCTAAAATGGGTTATGCTGATCAAACAAAAGGTTTTATAGAAGCATTGCTTTTTGGTGTTAAAAATAATTTAGACACCAATTTGCAAAACCAATTCAAAGATTTTGGTATCATGCATATCTTAGCAGTTTCGGGCTTGCATGTGCTTATTTTGTTTTCCACGTTAAATTACATCTTAAAACAAATGCGCGTTCCAGCAAAACTAATTCTGATGGTTTTAGTGCTGTTTTTAATTATGTTTAGTTTCATGGCGGGTCTTGCAGGGTCGGTGGTACGGGCATCGCTTATGTGTATTTTAGTGCTATTTGGTACTGTTTTTGAGCGAAGGGTTATCACTTACAACATTTTAGCAAGCAGTATGCTGTTGATTTTGTTGGTAGCGCCTAATTACTTGTTTGATATTGGATTTCAGTTAAGTTATGCGGCTGTTTTCTCAATTATTTTTTGCTTTCCGGTTATACAGCGTTTTTTCACATTTAATAACCCCATCATCAATTATTTTACACAGTTAATCGGTATATCTTTGGTGGCACAATTAGGTATTTTGCCCATAAGTGTGTACTATTTTAACCAAGTGCCTATTTTGTTTTTATTGGGCAATTTAATAGCTGTGCCAATTGCAACCGCTTTGTTGACCTCGTGGTTTGTGCAACTAATTGTCAGTTTTATTTGGTTGAAAACCGCTAGCTATGGAACGATTGTGTTGGAATTTGCAAGCAATTTGTGTTTTGATACATTGGCAAAACTCAATACTTTATTTCCAATGAAAGCATTCGATGTACATTTCAGCAGTTTGCAGGCTATCACAGCATTCTTGTTTGTCATGAGCGTTTTTTGGTATTTCCAAAAGAAAGAAAATCGAAAGATTTTATTGTCTATGTGTTTGCTTATTAGTTTTCAACTAGCAAGTATTCAAAAGGTATATAGAAACAATTCGACAAGTGAATTGGTATTGGTTGCAGATCGAACAAATGTGATTTTTTTGAATAGATCAGGAACTTGTGTAGCACAAATCGGAAATGCTTCACCAATTGTCCACTCCAGTATTAAGAACTATTTGCTGCACAATGGAATCAAGCAAAAGAAAATAGACTCATTGAGCAATAGTTTTACAATCAACAACAAAAGTTGGCTTATTGTTGACAGTTTAGCGGTTTATCCCAATAAAAAAATAGATTATTTGGTTTTGTATCAGAACGCCAAAGTAAACATAGAGCGATTAATTGATTATACCCAACCAAAACAAGTAATTTTGCACAGCAGCAATTATGCCTATTTAAACGAAGAATATGCTGCGTATTTGAAGAAAATAAAAATCCCTTACCACGATATGCGCAACAAGGGAAGTTTTAATATAAATTATAACTCAGACAATAACTGA
- a CDS encoding C40 family peptidase, translating to MKNLALTFATLIAVCLTTEVSAQTAKKTTTVTTTSQKAKEEATIANINKKMNAIDDELDKPSKKVEKNKYCYLTEQLLNVANDYQGIRYQWGGMSRSGMDCSGFVKSAFDQFNINLPRTSREMASRGERVAASEAKPGDLIFFKNGGSRVINHVGIVIEVNGDDIKFIHSATSKGVSINSTKEAYYSRGFVQINRVYDRQVL from the coding sequence ATGAAAAATTTGGCTTTAACGTTCGCAACGTTGATTGCTGTATGTTTAACCACAGAGGTATCGGCTCAAACAGCTAAAAAAACCACTACTGTGACCACAACATCACAAAAAGCAAAAGAAGAAGCTACAATTGCAAACATTAATAAAAAAATGAACGCAATTGATGATGAGTTAGATAAACCATCAAAAAAAGTTGAAAAAAATAAGTATTGCTATTTAACAGAACAATTGCTCAATGTGGCAAATGATTATCAAGGAATCAGATACCAATGGGGCGGCATGTCACGCTCGGGTATGGATTGCTCGGGGTTTGTTAAATCTGCATTCGATCAGTTCAACATCAACCTTCCAAGAACTTCCAGAGAAATGGCATCGCGCGGTGAGCGTGTGGCAGCTTCAGAAGCAAAACCAGGCGATTTAATCTTCTTTAAAAACGGAGGATCTCGCGTAATAAATCACGTAGGTATTGTAATCGAAGTAAACGGTGATGATATTAAATTCATTCACTCGGCTACTTCAAAAGGTGTTTCTATCAATTCAACAAAAGAAGCCTATTACAGCAGAGGGTTTGTGCAAATAAACCGTGTGTACGACAGACAAGTATTATAG
- the lpxB gene encoding lipid-A-disaccharide synthase, with protein sequence MKYYIIAGEASGDLHGANLMKALYKAEPNAEVRFWGGDLMQQVGGTLVKHYKDLAFMGFAEVLANLRTILKNIALCKKDIATFKPDVLIFIDYPGFNMRIAKWAKKQGFSTHYYISPQIWAWKENRIKAIKRDVDHMYTILPFEKDFYEQRHQYKVHYVGHPLLDAIEQFKKNEAIDFRAKHQLDNRPIIALLPGSRTQEISRLLIEMLRIVNDYPQFQFVIAGAPSLSIEFYKRFINQENVKLILNDTYNLLNYAYAALVTSGTATLETALFHVPQVVVYKGNELSYQIAKRIIKLKYISLVNLIMDEEIVTELIQNNCNTATIKKEFDKVINNPKRDEMLAKYRELSERLGGGGASERVINIIKKTLRVV encoded by the coding sequence ATGAAATATTATATTATTGCAGGCGAAGCATCGGGCGATTTGCATGGTGCCAATTTAATGAAAGCCCTTTACAAAGCAGAACCCAATGCCGAAGTACGTTTTTGGGGCGGCGATTTAATGCAACAAGTAGGTGGCACTTTGGTGAAACATTACAAAGATTTGGCTTTTATGGGCTTTGCAGAAGTGCTGGCTAATTTAAGAACCATTCTGAAAAATATTGCGCTTTGCAAAAAAGATATTGCCACTTTTAAACCCGATGTGCTTATTTTTATTGATTATCCAGGGTTTAATATGCGTATTGCAAAATGGGCAAAAAAGCAAGGTTTCAGCACTCATTATTATATTTCTCCCCAAATTTGGGCATGGAAAGAAAACCGAATTAAAGCAATAAAACGCGATGTGGACCACATGTACACTATTTTGCCTTTTGAAAAAGATTTTTACGAACAAAGACATCAATATAAGGTGCATTATGTGGGGCATCCGCTTTTAGATGCTATTGAGCAATTTAAAAAAAATGAAGCGATAGATTTTCGAGCAAAACATCAGTTAGACAATCGCCCAATCATTGCTTTATTACCCGGAAGTAGAACACAAGAAATTTCGCGCTTGCTTATTGAAATGTTGCGTATTGTAAATGATTATCCTCAGTTTCAATTTGTGATTGCGGGTGCGCCAAGTTTAAGTATCGAATTTTACAAGCGGTTTATTAATCAAGAAAACGTAAAACTTATTTTAAACGATACTTATAATTTACTGAACTATGCCTATGCAGCCTTGGTAACTTCGGGTACAGCCACTTTAGAAACTGCTTTGTTTCATGTACCGCAAGTAGTGGTTTACAAAGGAAATGAACTATCGTACCAAATTGCAAAGCGAATTATTAAATTGAAATATATTTCGTTGGTAAATTTAATTATGGATGAGGAAATTGTTACCGAATTGATTCAAAACAACTGCAATACAGCTACCATAAAAAAAGAATTTGATAAAGTTATTAACAATCCTAAAAGAGATGAAATGCTTGCAAAGTACCGTGAATTAAGTGAAAGATTAGGAGGGGGTGGTGCAAGTGAGCGAGTTATCAACATAATTAAGAAAACTTTAAGAGTTGTTTAA
- the surE gene encoding 5'/3'-nucleotidase SurE, with protein sequence MKKPLILVTNDDGITAPGIRTLISVMKEIGQVIVVAPDSPQSGMGHAITVNNTLFLEQVYIDKDGIKEFACSGTPVDCVKIAIDQIIKAKPDICVSGINHGSNSASNVIYSGTMSAAVEAGMSGVPAIGFSLGDFSWNADFEPIKKFVKQITEETIKNGLPEGVVLNVNFPKLAEKNIKGIKICRQAKATWVEKFDERVNPHGKKYYWLTGTFVNHDKGNDTDEWALANGYIAVVPIQYDLTAYHAMQQLNTWEL encoded by the coding sequence ATGAAAAAGCCGTTGATTTTAGTTACAAACGATGATGGAATAACCGCTCCGGGCATTCGCACCCTAATCAGTGTTATGAAAGAAATTGGGCAAGTGATTGTAGTAGCACCAGACAGTCCGCAATCTGGGATGGGACATGCCATTACCGTAAATAACACCCTTTTTTTGGAACAGGTTTATATTGATAAAGACGGAATTAAAGAATTTGCTTGTTCAGGAACTCCGGTTGATTGTGTGAAAATTGCGATAGACCAAATCATCAAAGCAAAACCCGACATTTGTGTTTCAGGAATCAATCATGGATCCAATTCGGCGTCGAACGTGATTTATTCTGGAACCATGTCTGCTGCGGTAGAGGCAGGTATGAGTGGTGTTCCAGCCATTGGGTTTTCGTTAGGCGATTTTAGTTGGAATGCCGATTTTGAGCCTATTAAGAAATTTGTGAAACAAATCACCGAAGAAACCATTAAGAATGGTTTGCCAGAAGGTGTGGTTTTAAATGTGAACTTTCCTAAATTGGCAGAAAAGAACATTAAAGGCATAAAAATTTGCCGACAAGCAAAAGCTACTTGGGTAGAAAAGTTTGATGAACGCGTTAATCCGCACGGAAAAAAATATTATTGGCTCACCGGCACATTTGTAAACCACGACAAAGGCAATGATACAGATGAATGGGCGTTGGCAAACGGATACATTGCGGTGGTGCCTATACAATACGATTTAACTGCATACCACGCCATGCAGCAACTAAACACATGGGAATTATAA
- a CDS encoding carboxy terminal-processing peptidase gives MKRNYKVLILVVALAAALWSFMPSKKANTPDPEKEAFLMGVLNFVLTNAHYHPADLNNAFSEKVYNNYLKVIDGNKRYLLQSDIDGFEKYKNDLDDQFKEQRITFFNESYPVFQSRIKEAKIYYKEILSKPLDFTVTESIDIDYEKQPFAKTKEELKERWRKQLKLNVLSSIEDKMKLQENDSIGKEPNKNFAELEKESRETTLKSLNEFFEFFEEISREEWLSVYINTILEQFDPHTNYLAPDDKKKFDESMAGSMEGIGAQLRKKDQNTEITEIIPGGPAMRQGELENGDIILKVAQGDEEPVDITGMRLDKVVKMIKGKKGTVVKLTVKKVDGNVKVIAIVRDKFEIEDTFAKSSVIETPEGKYGMIHLPKFYINFENKENRDAFKDVAKELDYLKEQKVEGIIIDLRNNGGGSLQTVVDMFGLFIPQGPVVQVKAKSGESDVLYDRDNKTQWTGPLVVLINNYSASASEIFAAAIQDYNRGLILGSKHSFGKGTVQNLLDLNRFGNKKIGDLGAMKFTSQKFYRVNGGSTQLQGVESDIILPDRFLYVDTGERDNDNAMEWDKIAKAKYTIFDYKFAPVIDRSKKRIAANKEFKLIDESAKWVKAQQEDNTFPLKYEDYLEKSKQLEEHSKKFNALKDYKNSLIFKSLPHEEALVKNDSVLQNKRKRWFKNLNNDVYVEEAVNVLNDIKTLKK, from the coding sequence ATGAAAAGAAATTATAAAGTATTAATACTTGTTGTGGCGCTGGCTGCAGCACTATGGAGTTTTATGCCTTCTAAAAAGGCAAATACGCCTGATCCGGAAAAAGAAGCGTTTTTAATGGGAGTTTTGAATTTTGTGTTGACCAATGCACACTACCACCCTGCCGATTTGAACAATGCCTTTTCTGAAAAGGTTTACAATAATTATTTAAAAGTAATCGACGGTAATAAACGCTACCTTCTTCAAAGTGATATCGATGGTTTTGAGAAATACAAAAACGATTTAGACGACCAGTTTAAAGAACAGCGCATTACTTTTTTCAACGAAAGTTATCCGGTTTTTCAATCGCGCATAAAAGAAGCTAAAATCTATTACAAAGAAATCTTATCCAAACCATTAGATTTCACCGTAACAGAATCTATCGATATCGATTATGAAAAACAACCGTTTGCAAAAACCAAAGAAGAGCTTAAAGAACGCTGGCGCAAACAGTTAAAACTAAATGTTTTATCGAGCATTGAAGACAAAATGAAGCTTCAAGAAAACGATTCTATTGGCAAAGAACCAAATAAAAACTTTGCCGAATTGGAAAAAGAATCGCGTGAAACAACTTTAAAATCACTGAACGAATTTTTTGAATTTTTCGAAGAGATTTCTCGTGAAGAATGGTTGTCGGTCTATATCAATACCATTTTAGAGCAATTTGATCCGCATACGAACTATCTGGCTCCGGATGATAAAAAGAAGTTCGACGAAAGTATGGCAGGTTCTATGGAAGGAATTGGTGCACAGCTTCGCAAAAAAGATCAAAATACCGAAATTACCGAAATAATTCCGGGAGGTCCTGCAATGCGACAAGGCGAATTGGAAAATGGCGATATTATTTTAAAAGTAGCCCAAGGCGATGAAGAACCGGTAGATATTACCGGAATGCGTTTAGACAAAGTGGTTAAAATGATCAAGGGCAAAAAAGGCACAGTGGTAAAATTAACCGTGAAAAAAGTAGATGGCAACGTAAAGGTAATTGCGATTGTTCGTGATAAATTCGAAATTGAAGACACTTTTGCAAAATCATCGGTTATTGAAACACCCGAAGGTAAATACGGAATGATTCATCTGCCTAAATTTTATATCAATTTTGAAAATAAAGAAAACCGCGATGCTTTTAAAGATGTTGCCAAGGAACTGGATTATTTAAAAGAACAAAAAGTGGAAGGAATCATTATCGATTTAAGAAACAACGGTGGTGGTTCGCTACAAACGGTGGTTGATATGTTTGGCTTGTTTATTCCGCAAGGACCGGTCGTGCAGGTAAAAGCAAAATCTGGCGAAAGCGATGTGCTCTACGACCGTGACAACAAAACACAATGGACTGGCCCGTTGGTGGTTTTAATCAATAATTACTCGGCATCGGCTTCTGAAATTTTCGCAGCTGCCATTCAAGATTATAACCGCGGATTGATTTTGGGTTCTAAACATTCATTTGGCAAAGGAACTGTTCAAAATTTATTAGATTTAAACCGATTTGGCAACAAGAAAATTGGCGATTTGGGTGCCATGAAATTCACAAGTCAAAAGTTTTATCGCGTAAACGGCGGATCTACCCAATTACAAGGTGTGGAAAGCGATATTATTTTACCAGACCGTTTCTTGTATGTGGATACAGGCGAACGCGATAACGACAATGCCATGGAATGGGATAAAATTGCAAAAGCAAAATACACTATTTTTGACTATAAATTTGCGCCGGTGATTGATAGAAGCAAAAAACGAATTGCAGCAAACAAAGAATTTAAACTGATTGACGAAAGCGCTAAATGGGTTAAAGCACAACAGGAAGACAATACGTTTCCGCTGAAATATGAAGATTATTTAGAAAAATCGAAACAATTAGAAGAGCATTCTAAAAAATTCAATGCCTTGAAAGACTATAAAAACAGTTTAATCTTTAAATCGTTGCCCCACGAAGAAGCGTTGGTTAAAAACGATAGCGTGTTGCAAAACAAACGCAAGCGTTGGTTTAAAAACTTAAACAACGATGTGTATGTAGAAGAAGCTGTAAATGTTTTAAATGATATAAAGACTCTTAAAAAATAA
- a CDS encoding ABC transporter permease has protein sequence MFKKFVAANKKALQKFKRNSWGVFSLAFIVILTFIALFAYVIAPDNTINANNGDVSISTQKPGFTVQIINIPLQKTAKTSVFDFFTGKAIKEQFIPILSYQFKGDTLYYNEFSIDPATSQTKYILTNHFPTTNHQLIEENHIQTKKYWLGTDNQGRDYLSRLLVGARVSLAIGFVAVFISLIIGISLGAVAGYFGGKNDAFILWLINVIWSIPTLLLVIAITLALGKGFWQVFIAVGLTMWVEVARVVRGQVMSVKQMQYVTAARALGFSDMRIIFKHIIPNIMAPVIVISAANFASAILVESGLSFLGLGAQVPVPSWGGMIKEHYNYIILGKPHLALIPGLAMCMVVVAFMMIGNALRDALDVKG, from the coding sequence GTGTTTAAAAAATTTGTTGCGGCAAATAAAAAAGCGCTCCAAAAATTCAAACGAAATTCTTGGGGCGTTTTTTCATTAGCCTTTATCGTAATTTTAACGTTCATAGCCCTTTTTGCGTATGTGATTGCACCCGACAACACCATAAATGCAAACAATGGCGATGTGTCAATCAGTACCCAAAAACCGGGTTTCACCGTGCAAATCATCAACATTCCACTGCAAAAAACTGCCAAAACATCGGTATTTGATTTTTTTACCGGCAAAGCCATAAAAGAGCAGTTTATCCCCATACTGTCGTATCAATTTAAAGGCGATACGCTTTATTACAATGAATTTTCGATCGATCCTGCCACCTCTCAAACAAAGTATATACTCACAAACCACTTCCCTACAACCAATCATCAATTGATTGAAGAAAACCATATTCAAACCAAAAAATATTGGCTGGGTACCGATAACCAAGGACGCGATTATTTAAGCAGATTGCTTGTTGGCGCACGTGTTTCATTGGCAATTGGTTTTGTAGCCGTTTTTATTTCCTTGATTATTGGCATTTCATTGGGAGCTGTTGCAGGCTATTTCGGTGGAAAAAACGATGCCTTTATTCTATGGTTAATCAACGTAATCTGGTCTATCCCTACCCTTTTGTTGGTTATTGCCATTACATTGGCCCTTGGCAAAGGATTTTGGCAAGTTTTTATTGCTGTTGGTTTAACCATGTGGGTAGAAGTAGCCCGAGTGGTTCGCGGGCAAGTAATGAGCGTAAAACAAATGCAGTATGTAACCGCAGCACGTGCGCTGGGTTTCTCTGACATGCGCATTATTTTTAAACACATTATTCCCAACATCATGGCACCGGTTATTGTGATTTCGGCAGCCAATTTTGCATCGGCAATTCTGGTAGAAAGTGGTTTAAGCTTTTTAGGTTTGGGTGCACAAGTACCCGTGCCAAGTTGGGGCGGCATGATTAAAGAACACTATAACTACATTATTTTGGGTAAACCACATTTAGCATTGATCCCCGGATTGGCAATGTGTATGGTGGTTGTTGCTTTTATGATGATTGGCAACGCACTGCGCGATGCATTGGATGTGAAGGGGTAG
- a CDS encoding class A beta-lactamase-related serine hydrolase, with the protein MNKILSIICLGIYFLSVPSFAQKNMELQQELKNIIATKNATIGISIKNIKSKDSLSINGNLNGSLMSVFKFHIALAVLNLVDEGKLSLNQKIYIKQEDLHENTWSPIRDDYPNGNMLLTLDQLLKYTVSHSDNNGCDILLELIGGTETVQQFINQQGINDFTIKVK; encoded by the coding sequence ATGAACAAAATTTTATCAATCATTTGCTTGGGCATTTACTTTTTATCTGTTCCATCATTTGCTCAAAAAAATATGGAACTTCAACAAGAGTTAAAAAATATTATTGCCACCAAAAATGCAACCATCGGTATTTCTATAAAAAACATAAAAAGTAAAGACTCTTTGAGCATTAACGGAAATTTGAATGGTTCTTTGATGAGTGTTTTTAAGTTTCATATTGCATTAGCTGTACTAAACTTGGTTGATGAAGGAAAATTGTCTTTAAACCAGAAAATCTATATTAAACAAGAAGATTTACATGAAAACACATGGAGCCCAATTCGCGACGATTATCCGAATGGAAATATGCTTTTAACATTAGACCAATTATTAAAATATACGGTTTCGCATAGCGACAACAATGGTTGTGACATTCTTTTAGAATTGATTGGAGGTACAGAAACGGTTCAACAATTTATTAATCAACAAGGCATCAATGATTTTACTATAAAAGTTAAATGA
- a CDS encoding serine hydrolase — translation MQTWQNAYIITSTPLATTDLLEKFHTGKILKKKTTKYLYKIMAECSRGTTWMKAGLPKGTELAHRTGISYTNQEHLRAAMNDVGIFKLPNDNHIVLSVYLKNITEERAVTEKILADIAKATWNYYTKK, via the coding sequence ATGCAAACATGGCAAAACGCATATATCATCACTTCTACACCCTTGGCAACAACAGATTTATTGGAAAAGTTTCACACAGGAAAAATTTTAAAAAAGAAAACAACTAAGTATCTTTATAAAATAATGGCTGAATGCTCTAGAGGAACAACGTGGATGAAAGCTGGGCTACCAAAAGGTACAGAACTGGCTCACAGAACCGGAATATCGTATACAAATCAAGAGCATTTAAGAGCGGCTATGAATGATGTGGGGATTTTTAAACTTCCGAATGACAATCATATCGTTCTTTCTGTTTACTTAAAAAATATTACGGAAGAGCGGGCTGTTACTGAAAAAATACTAGCAGACATTGCAAAAGCTACTTGGAATTATTACACCAAAAAATAA
- a CDS encoding GH25 family lysozyme: protein MTAAKPKKYVRKKTTRKRKKTPRWKWHVLAYTLLMLLFLVFHYRDGIGYFVTDLYERIFKKEDSKEVTVHDICAIEILDKHSDCLFGFDVSHYQYEIDWKEIDSLYGKFAVDYVFLRSTMGIDGVDTKFTYNWKKAKSRLLVRGAYHYYRPDENSTQQAQNFIKNTQLEPGDFFPVLDIEELPKEQSKEKMREGLKNWLLIVEKHYGVKPIIYSGANFYEHHLKEHFPEYKIWIAKYSLFSEKMNDDWHFWQFTDKGTVNGIETKVDLNIFKGDRHDLKQFVIQ from the coding sequence ATGACAGCTGCAAAACCTAAAAAATACGTGCGTAAGAAAACAACCCGAAAACGCAAAAAAACACCGCGTTGGAAGTGGCATGTTTTAGCATACACTTTACTTATGTTGCTGTTTTTGGTTTTTCATTACCGCGACGGAATTGGCTATTTTGTGACAGATTTGTATGAACGAATTTTTAAGAAAGAAGACAGCAAAGAAGTTACCGTTCATGACATCTGCGCCATAGAAATTTTAGACAAACACAGCGATTGTTTATTTGGGTTCGATGTATCGCATTATCAATATGAGATCGATTGGAAAGAAATTGATTCACTGTATGGAAAATTTGCGGTTGATTATGTTTTTTTAAGATCTACCATGGGAATCGATGGTGTTGATACCAAGTTTACGTACAATTGGAAAAAAGCCAAAAGTAGATTATTGGTTCGCGGTGCTTATCATTACTACCGCCCTGATGAAAACAGCACGCAACAAGCCCAAAATTTTATAAAAAACACCCAGTTAGAACCAGGAGATTTTTTTCCGGTGTTGGATATTGAGGAACTTCCAAAAGAACAATCCAAAGAAAAAATGCGCGAGGGCTTGAAAAATTGGTTGCTTATTGTTGAAAAGCATTACGGCGTAAAACCCATTATTTATTCGGGTGCTAATTTTTACGAACATCATTTAAAAGAACACTTCCCGGAATATAAAATTTGGATAGCCAAATACAGTTTGTTCAGCGAAAAAATGAACGACGATTGGCATTTTTGGCAGTTTACCGATAAAGGCACCGTAAACGGCATTGAAACCAAAGTAGATTTGAATATTTTTAAAGGCGACCGCCACGATTTAAAGCAGTTTGTGATTCAGTAG
- a CDS encoding NAD(P)/FAD-dependent oxidoreductase, whose protein sequence is MDLHSGMPFWVVLNPLYNYYKPLKTNIETHTVIIGSGITGALVAHSLCSLGIDCVVIDKRTIATGSTAASTSQLQYEIDEPLCDLIEKVGKKDAEDAYKYCLQSITDIENVFKSIGKDPDFERVPTYLLASNQKGKKLLQKEFQVRKEAGLPVTFLEKEPLKNHLGVDALAALYNETSAQVDCYKAATYLLDHHLQNNELQLYSHTLISDYNETKNGYELVTENGNIINCKNVVIAAGYEAGTFLPKKVMDLLSTFAIVSHPVDASFIWKKRALIWETKTPYLYVRTTADNRIIVGGEDEAYNNPEKRDKVLTKKTQILEKKFQKMFPEIPFVTDMSWAGTFSATKDGLPYIGLYPGKPNMYFALGYGGNGITFSMIAAQVIANLISGKPDDRARLFGFNRIK, encoded by the coding sequence ATGGATCTACATTCCGGAATGCCTTTTTGGGTGGTTTTAAACCCATTATACAATTATTATAAGCCATTAAAAACCAATATAGAAACCCATACAGTAATTATTGGTTCAGGAATCACAGGCGCATTGGTGGCTCATTCGCTTTGCAGTTTGGGAATAGATTGCGTGGTGATTGATAAACGAACAATTGCAACGGGAAGCACAGCCGCATCAACTTCGCAACTGCAATATGAAATAGATGAACCCTTGTGTGATTTAATTGAAAAAGTAGGAAAAAAAGATGCAGAAGATGCTTATAAATACTGTTTACAATCTATCACAGATATTGAAAATGTTTTTAAATCAATAGGAAAAGATCCCGATTTTGAACGCGTGCCCACTTATCTTTTAGCATCTAACCAAAAAGGAAAAAAACTATTACAAAAAGAATTTCAAGTAAGAAAAGAAGCTGGGTTGCCGGTAACATTTTTGGAAAAAGAGCCATTAAAAAACCATTTAGGTGTTGATGCCTTGGCTGCTTTGTACAACGAAACTTCGGCTCAGGTAGATTGTTACAAGGCCGCAACATATCTCTTAGATCATCATTTGCAGAATAATGAACTTCAGTTATACTCCCACACTTTAATTTCTGATTATAACGAAACCAAAAACGGTTATGAATTGGTTACTGAAAACGGAAACATCATTAACTGCAAAAATGTGGTGATTGCCGCCGGATATGAAGCCGGTACTTTTCTACCCAAAAAGGTAATGGATTTATTGTCCACCTTTGCAATTGTTTCACATCCGGTTGACGCCTCTTTCATTTGGAAAAAACGCGCTTTAATTTGGGAAACCAAAACACCTTACTTATATGTGCGAACCACAGCCGATAACCGCATTATTGTTGGGGGAGAAGACGAAGCTTACAACAATCCTGAAAAAAGAGACAAAGTGCTTACTAAAAAAACACAGATTTTAGAAAAAAAGTTTCAAAAAATGTTTCCTGAAATTCCGTTTGTAACCGATATGTCGTGGGCAGGAACTTTTAGCGCTACTAAAGATGGATTGCCGTATATTGGCTTGTATCCGGGTAAACCCAACATGTATTTTGCTTTGGGTTATGGCGGAAATGGCATCACTTTTAGTATGATTGCCGCACAAGTAATTGCCAATTTAATCAGTGGAAAACCCGATGACCGTGCACGCCTATTTGGATTCAACCGCATAAAATAG